The Mangrovibacillus cuniculi sequence CCCATTTCTTCTGCAACATTATATGCATTATAAGACATATCAGGAGCTAGCGGGTCTGCACCGTTCTCTAATAATAACTCTACTACTTCTTTTGTGCTAAAGGAGATTGCATCCATTAGCGGGGTATATCCATAATCATCTGTTGCATTTATATCTAATCCTTGATCAATTAAATATAGTATTGTCTTTTCATCAGAGTAAGCTACTGCATGGTGAAGTAATGTTTGCCCCATTTCATTTGTTTCTTCTAGATTAGACCCCTGGTTAACTAGAGTCTCAACTTCCTCTATATCACTATTTTCTACGGCCAAGAACATTGGGGATAGATCTACTGTTGAGAACTCTTCTTCACTGAATTCCCATGGAGAAGAAATAACTGCATACGTAACCCATACAATTGATCCGATGTAGAAAAGGACAACCAAAGCGATAGAGATATACACAGTAGCATTTGGCCCTTTTAGTTTTCCTTCATAACTAGTATCAAAGTGACGTTTTAGTTCATGAACACGCTTTGGTAAAGGTGGGTGAGTAGATAGCCACTCACTTAATGTAGCAAAGAAGCCTCGCTCTGCTTCTTGTTGCTGAATAAAAGCGCTCATGTTTACTCTTCGATAAAGTTGCTTACCAATGGATAATACAGCTAATCCATTTTCCCCAGCGGAAGGAGTAGTGTAGTAAGCAGCCATACGATCACAAGTAAACTCACAAGCTCTTGAATACGCTGTTCCAACGAACGGTACTAGCATAAATGGAATAATTAATCCTTGAGATACAATGTGTCTACGCTTAAGATGAGCAAATTCATGTGCAAACACAAATAACACTTCCTCTTCTGCACCTTCTTCCATTAGTTCGAAAATAGTAGAATAGACGACTACCATGTTTCTACGAACAAATCTTGTAGCGAAAGCATTTAACATCCCTTGAGATTCCATCACATAACAATCTGGAACAGACTTTAACCCCATGTTACTGGAAAGGGTTTCTAATTTCTCATATAACTCTGGAAATTGTTCCGAAGATAGCTTCACAGCATTTTGGCGAATCATTGCCATATTTAATCCATGAATAAATAAGAAAAATAGAATGATTCCTATAATAATGGGTATTCCTACAATTGTTAAAGCAAAGATTACATACGATAGAATACTGAAGACTAATGCGATACCAAACCATCTAGATTCTGATGGATGGATGAGATCGACTGGACGATCCGAAAATGTATTGTTCATTTTTCCAACTCCTTTTTATCACTGGGTTAATTATACAGAAAAATACAATAGAGGAAATATGAAATTTCACCCATTTAACATTCCTCACAATTTCGTAACGATTATTTTAAAGTTTTGTAAATTTCTCCGAAAAAACTAGAAAACTTTAATAATAATGGGTACAATATAATTGTCAGACGATTCAAGGTAAATTTTTTACTAAAAGGAGTTGTCCGCCCATCCTAGATTCTACATATAATTGGTTCACACATGAGCGTTGCAGTATGTAAAATGCCGTCCGCAGTCTTTGACTATCAAAAAAAGATGAGGGAGTGGTTTTTTGAAACCTTCAACTAATCGCATGTTAACCCGTATTAAATCTGTTTATATGTTTATCAAGGATCATGGGGTTGTCACGACACAAGATCTTGTTGATGAATTTGGTATTACACCACGTACAATTCAACGTGACTTGAATGTCTTAGCTTACAACAACTTAGTAGAGAGTCCTTGCCGTGGCAAATGGACAGCAACCGAAAAAAAAGTGAAACTGACTTCCTAGTAAAGTAAATCCGCCAAACGCGGTATTCCATAATTTTATACTACATTACCGTGTAAAATGAAAAAAGCGCATCTGATTAGGTGCGCTTTTCTCATTTTAAGCATCTATCTCAAGAAAGTGAAGATCCATCTCGCAGTAATTGCACTTCTTCTTCGTCTAACTCACGATATTCTCCCTCTTGTAAATCTTCATCTAAAGCTAGAGGCCCCATAGAAATCCTCTTTAGATAGGTCACTTTCTTCCCAACAGATTCAAACATCCTTTTTACCTGATGGAACTTTCCCTCCATTATGGTCAGTTCAATCTCTGATGTCTCTCCTGTTTGAAGAATAGTTAACTTTCCAGGCTTTGTAACGTAGCCATCATCTAACGTAACACCTTCTGCAAAAGCTGCCACATCTGAATCTGTTACTTTTCCGTCAATTTTAGCAAAGTATGTCTTCGGTACATGCTTCTTTGGAGATAGTAATTGGTGTGTCAATTGCCCATCATTTGTTAGAAGCAATAGACCAACTGTGTCTTTGTCTAGTCTACCAACAGGATGTGGATCCATAATGCGATCTTCGAATTCCAATAAATCTACTACTGTTTCATCACGATGATCTTCTGTCGCAGAAATTACCCCAGGTGGCTTATTCATCATTAAATAAACGAACTCCCTGTATTCCACTTTTTCACCGTGAACTTCAATAGAGGCATTCTTCGTGTCTACATGCTTTTTTGCATCTTTAATTGCAACACCATCTACTACAAGAGCACCCGCTTTTAACAGGTGCTTTACTTCCTTTCTACTACCATAGCCTAAATGAGCTAATAATTTATCTGCTCTCATTCAAAACTCCTCATTTCTCTTACGCTTCTTCTAAGCGAAGTTTACGCCTTACTTTTTTCATCTGACTCCCAAATAGCTTATCAGCCAGTCTTAATCGAAGTGCTAGTAGAAAATATAAAACCATCCCCACTAATCCACACACTGCTGTAATGGCTATCGCTTCCATTCTCACACTCACATCTAATACATTTTTTAAGCCTAAATATAATATCGCCGTTGCTCCTAACATGACGAGATTCATCAAAATCATTAACAACACCCGTCTAAAGACTAAAGTAAATTGATAATCGATACTTCTTCTGATTACGATAGCATTCATTACGATTGAAACTGTAAACCCAACTATATAGGATAGAATTAATCCAGTCTCTTCTACCATATACACTAACGGAACCGTTAAAGCTAGTTTACACACAAATCCTATCAAGAAACTGAACACTGTAAATTTTTGCTTGTTTATTCCTTGTAGGATCGCTGCAGATACAGAAAAAAGTGCAAAGCCGATTGCTACCGGAGCGTATTGTCGTAAAATATCGCCACCGATTTCACTGTACCCAAAAAATGCTGTGTATAAAGGTTCCGCTAGTAAGCTCATACCTAGCGCAGCAGGGATCGTTAAGAACAACAAAATCTGAAAAATTGTATCAATTTGCTTCTTTAATTGTTTCGGTTCTTCTCTTACAAATGAAGCTGTAATAAGTGGGACAAGGGTTAACGAAAATGCTGTAGCTAACGAAACTGGGATCATCACAAGTTTATGGGAAGAGAAACTCATCGCCCCAAGTAGTGATAACGCACTCGTTTTAGCTTCTCCAGCTAACTCCATTGCTCTTGTAAACAATAATGTATCTATCATTTGATATAGAGGAATAGCAATCCCAACAATCACAAAAGGAAAAGCTGACTTAACAATCTCTTTATACATTTCAGGTAAGGATACTGTAAGCTCTCCTTTATCTTGTTCCAGAAGTTTGTCCAAATGGGGTTTTCTTTTTTTCCAATACCAAAATAAAACACATAAACCGCCTATTGCACCTACAAATGCTGCAAAGGTAGCTGCTTGGATAGCTAATACTCTGCTACCCCAAAAACTTTTACCACTAAAAATGCTCCTGTAAGTAAGAATGCAATTCGAACTATTTGCTCAACAACTTGGCTTACTGATGAAGGACCCATTGATTGATGCCCTTGAAAAAAACCTCTAATAATACTCAGAAATGGAACCAAAATCAAAGCAAAGCTAACTGTACGAATGACATTGATTACATCTTTCTCTGTAAATGGCCCTCCATTTAAATCTCCAATCGCGAGTTTAACATATAATGGTGCGAGTAAAAATAGAAAGAGGAAAGCTAAAGTACCCGATAACAGCATCAACTTAACGCTTGACCTGAATAGCTTTCTACCTATAGCATACTCTTCTACAGCATTATATTTTGCTATGTATTTAGAAACGGCAAGTGGTAATCCGCCAGTAGCAATGGAGATAAAGATGGTATAAGGGACATATCCATAATTATATAATTGAAGGAAATCTTCAGAATCCGCACCAATAATCATAACAAAAGGAATGATATAAAAAAGACCTAAAAACTTTGAAACGAACGTTCCTAACGTCAAAATGAACGTTCCACGTAACAATTTTGATGACATAGTGATCCCTTCCAAGGAGGAAAAATATCCTCTATCTTTAAATTCATAAGTTTAGTCTATCGTTTCTATAGATTTAAAACAAATTTTATCATACCATGGTTTAATGAAAAGAAAAGTAAAAGAGAAACTAGAAATGTTTTCTTATTTAAGAAAGTTAGGTGAAGATTTTGGCATATGATGTAATCGTTATAGGCGGAGGTCCTTCTGGTTTAATGGCGGCAATTGCTGCTGGTGAAGAAGGTGCTCGCGTATTACTTGTTGATAAAGGGTCTAAATTAGGAAGAAAATTGGCTATTTCAGGTGGCGGTAGATGTAACGTAACCAATAGAAAGCCAGTTGATGAAATCATTCAGCACATTCCAGGAAACGGACGTTTTCTATACAGTGCTTTTTCGGTATATAACAACGAAAATATTATTGAATTCTTCGAAGGACTAGGCATTGCTTTAAAGGAAGAAGATCACGGAAGAATGTTTCCTGTAAATAACCAGGCTCAGTCTGTGGTCGACGCGATGCTAAGACGCTTAGACGAGTTAAATGTGGATCGACGAGTAAATACAAAAGTTGCAGACTTGTTATTTAACGAAGAAAAAGAAATCTCTGGGATTCTTCTACAAGACGGAAAGGAACTACATGCTACTTCCGTTGTGATTGCAGTTGGGGGTAAATCTGTTCCTCAAACAGGTTCTACTGGAGATGGGTATCCTTGGGCAGAACGCGCTGGACACACGATTACCACACTTTTCCCAACCGAAGTTCCTTTAACCTCTAGTGAACCATACATTCGCAACAAATCTCTTCAAGGACTAGCACTAAGAGATGTTGCGGTTAGTGTATTGAATAAAAAAGGACGTCCTATCGTAACACACCAAATGGACATGTTATTTACACATTTTGGATTATCCGGCCCTGCTATTCTCCGTTGTAGTCAATATGTGGTAAAAGAACAATGGAAACGAGAAGAAAAGGAAATCTCAATAAAAATAGACAGCATGCCTTCTCAAAATGAAGAGCAAGTTTTCCAAGAAATACGCTCCATTCAGTCTAATAACGAAAAGAAAGCAGCCAAAAATGCGTTAAAAGGATTAGTTCCAGAACGGTATTTACTCTTCTTATTAGAACATGCAGAAGTAGATGCTGAGGCACCGATGAATACGATAAGTCAAGAACGAATGCGGGCGTTAGCCGGCTTTATCAAAGGATGGATTGTCCTTGTTGACGGTACTTTATCTATTGAAAAAGCTTTCGTGACAGGTGGGGGTGTGTCAGTGAAGGAAGTATTCCCGAAAACGATGGGTTCCAAATTTGTTAGAGGATTATATTTCTGTGGAGAAGTATTAGACCTGCATGGATACACAGGTGGTTATAATATAACTTCTGCACTAATTACAGGAAAACTAGCCGGCATGAATGCGGGACAACTTGCCACACTTGGATATAATGAGTTGGAGTATAGTTAATAAGAAAAAGCTTAATACAGAGCTAAAGGGGTACATTTCAAAAACGAATGTACCCCTTTTTTAATATGCTAAATATTTTAACTGATACTATGACACTGCAGAATGAATGCATATGCTAAAATCCCTGTGCAGTTACTTTGACAGTTCAATTACATTACCATTTTCTATCATTTCTTATACAAAACCATTGAACTAAAGCAATATACTTGATCACGATCTTGGTCATCCGGAAATGCAGCCACATGATATTTTATATCTACTACATTATCCGCTCGTACTTTCTTCAAAAATGCATTCATCTTTTCTTCTAGCTCTAGCTCTGTTTCTTCATCGAATAATTTAACCTGAATCATGCAAATCACCTCCTTATCAGAATAGACAGGAGGTGCACTATTTAGTCAATTATTCAGAATTTTCTTGATACCTTGTTACAAAATTTAAGAATGCTCGGGAAAACCAGAAATAACATGTTAATGAAATGAAAGTAATCGGGGTATTCCAGCCTCTATAATCAATCAACCTTGTTTTTCTTTCTATTATATGTTCGACAATAGTCATTGGAATTGTAAAGGCAAATACTTTATAGAAAGCCTGTGTCCATGTATCTTTAAATGTCCACTGATTATATAACACACACGTTATCGGAAAAAGAAGTCCATCAAATAATACACTAATCTTAAATACACGCCCTAAAAGTCGTACGGGATATCGTAATCTTTTGTTAGAAACAGCGAGTGCGTCTACAGCAGAAGAAGTAAATGCCACAAAGAAGTAGACGATGATCCAATTCTTAAAATATTTCTTTTGAATGTTAGCAATAACAACTAATAGAATGACACCAAGTCCAACTAACCCTCTTAGAATCTTCTTCTCGGACATATACCTCCTCCTTTCTGGGCGTTACTATTTATAGTCTGTACCTCTTTTAGGTAAAAATACAAAAAAAGCGAGGCCACATATAATGCGGCATCGCTTTTTTATCTATTTATTCCTTCGTTGTCGTTTTGCCTTCCCATTCAAGCATGCCACCAACCATGTTTACAACATCATGACCTTGTTCTTGAAGGTAAAGACACACATTCTCACTTCTTCTTCCAGATCGACAAATGTAAATCGTCTCTTTGTCTGCATCTAGCTGTTCTAGTGAGGCAGGAATATCTCCCATACGAATATGTTTTGCTCCAGGAATAATCCCTTCCGCTACCTCATCGTCTTCACGAACATCGATTAACGTTAATTCTTCACCGTTCTCTAATTTTTCTTGAAGTTCTTTTGTCGTAATAGTTTTTATCATGGAAATCCTCCTTTAGCCAACAACAATGTTTACTAATTTTTGTGGAACAGCAATTACTTTACGAACAGTCTTACCTTCCATGGATTCTACTACACGTGCATCATTTAATGCAATTTCTTGCATTTCTTCACGAGTAGCTGTCGCAGGAATAAGAAGTTTTGCTTTTACTTTTCCATTTACTTGTACTACGATTTCTATTTCATTATCCACTAATTTAGACTCATCGAACGTTGGCCAAGCTTCATATGTTACCGTTTCTGAATAACCAAGCTTCTCCCAAAGTTCTTCTGCAAGATGAGGAGCGACAGGTGATAGTAACTTCACGAAACCTTCTGCATGCTCTTTTGAAATTGTCTCTGCTTTATATGCATCGTTAATGAATACCATCATTTGAGAAATAGCTGTATTAAAACGTAATCCCTCATAATCTTCTGTTACTTTCTTCACAGTTTGATGATAGGACTTCTCTAATCCATCATTAGCACCAGATTGAACTTTAGATTGAAGGTTACCTTCCTCATCAACAAGTAAACGCCATACGCGGTCTAAGAATCTTCTTGCGCCATCCAATCCATTAGTTGACCACGCCACACTAGCTTCTAGTGGTCCCATAAACATTTCGTAAAGACGAAGCGTATCTGCACCGTGACTTTCTACTACAGAGTCTGGATTTACTACATTCCCTTTAGATTTACTCATCTTTTCATTATTCTCTCCAAGAATCATCCCTTGGTTAAATAATTTTTGGAACGGTTCTTTTGTCGGTACTACTCCGATATCATAAAGGAATTTATGCCAGAAACGAGCGTATAGAAGGTGAAGGACAGCATGTTCTGCTCCACCGATGTAAATATCTACAGGTAACCAATGTTTTAACTTTTCTTGTGAAGCTAATGCTTCTTCATTTGTTGGGTCGATATAACGTAGATAATACCAGCAGCTCCCTGCCCATTGTGGCATCGTGTTTGTTTCGCGACGACCTTTTTTCCCTGTAACTGGATCGACAACGTTTACCCAATCTGCAATATTTGCAAGTGGAGATTCTCCTGTTCCGGATGGTTTTATGTTCTTTGTTTTCGGAAGCATTAATGGAAGTTCGCTTTCCTCCACAGCACTCATTGTGCCATCTTCCCAATGAATGACTGGAATTGGCTCTCCCCAATAACGTTGACGGGAGAATAACCAATCACGTAGGCGGTACGTTACTTTCTTTTTACCGATTTCTTGTTCTTCTAACCAAGTAATCATGTTTGTAATAGCTTCTTCTTTACCAAGTCCATTTAGGAAATCAGAGTTAACATGTTCACCGTCACCTGTGTACGCTTCACTTTCTACATCTCCACCAGCTACCACTTCGATAATTGGTAAGT is a genomic window containing:
- a CDS encoding M48 family metallopeptidase gives rise to the protein MNNTFSDRPVDLIHPSESRWFGIALVFSILSYVIFALTIVGIPIIIGIILFFLFIHGLNMAMIRQNAVKLSSEQFPELYEKLETLSSNMGLKSVPDCYVMESQGMLNAFATRFVRRNMVVVYSTIFELMEEGAEEEVLFVFAHEFAHLKRRHIVSQGLIIPFMLVPFVGTAYSRACEFTCDRMAAYYTTPSAGENGLAVLSIGKQLYRRVNMSAFIQQQEAERGFFATLSEWLSTHPPLPKRVHELKRHFDTSYEGKLKGPNATVYISIALVVLFYIGSIVWVTYAVISSPWEFSEEEFSTVDLSPMFLAVENSDIEEVETLVNQGSNLEETNEMGQTLLHHAVAYSDEKTILYLIDQGLDINATDDYGYTPLMDAISFSTKEVVELLLENGADPLAPDMSYNAYNVAEEMGNEEYLETFE
- a CDS encoding DeoR family transcriptional regulator, which codes for MKPSTNRMLTRIKSVYMFIKDHGVVTTQDLVDEFGITPRTIQRDLNVLAYNNLVESPCRGKWTATEKKVKLTS
- a CDS encoding pseudouridine synthase, whose translation is MRADKLLAHLGYGSRKEVKHLLKAGALVVDGVAIKDAKKHVDTKNASIEVHGEKVEYREFVYLMMNKPPGVISATEDHRDETVVDLLEFEDRIMDPHPVGRLDKDTVGLLLLTNDGQLTHQLLSPKKHVPKTYFAKIDGKVTDSDVAAFAEGVTLDDGYVTKPGKLTILQTGETSEIELTIMEGKFHQVKRMFESVGKKVTYLKRISMGPLALDEDLQEGEYRELDEEEVQLLRDGSSLS
- a CDS encoding polysaccharide biosynthesis C-terminal domain-containing protein produces the protein MLTYRSIFSGKSFWGSRVLAIQAATFAAFVGAIGGLCVLFWYWKKRKPHLDKLLEQDKGELTVSLPEMYKEIVKSAFPFVIVGIAIPLYQMIDTLLFTRAMELAGEAKTSALSLLGAMSFSSHKLVMIPVSLATAFSLTLVPLITASFVREEPKQLKKQIDTIFQILLFLTIPAALGMSLLAEPLYTAFFGYSEIGGDILRQYAPVAIGFALFSVSAAILQGINKQKFTVFSFLIGFVCKLALTVPLVYMVEETGLILSYIVGFTVSIVMNAIVIRRSIDYQFTLVFRRVLLMILMNLVMLGATAILYLGLKNVLDVSVRMEAIAITAVCGLVGMVLYFLLALRLRLADKLFGSQMKKVRRKLRLEEA
- a CDS encoding oligosaccharide flippase family protein, whose protein sequence is MSSKLLRGTFILTLGTFVSKFLGLFYIIPFVMIIGADSEDFLQLYNYGYVPYTIFISIATGGLPLAVSKYIAKYNAVEEYAIGRKLFRSSVKLMLLSGTLAFLFLFLLAPLYVKLAIGDLNGGPFTEKDVINVIRTVSFALILVPFLSIIRGFFQGHQSMGPSSVSQVVEQIVRIAFLLTGAFLVVKVFGVAEY
- a CDS encoding NAD(P)/FAD-dependent oxidoreductase yields the protein MAYDVIVIGGGPSGLMAAIAAGEEGARVLLVDKGSKLGRKLAISGGGRCNVTNRKPVDEIIQHIPGNGRFLYSAFSVYNNENIIEFFEGLGIALKEEDHGRMFPVNNQAQSVVDAMLRRLDELNVDRRVNTKVADLLFNEEKEISGILLQDGKELHATSVVIAVGGKSVPQTGSTGDGYPWAERAGHTITTLFPTEVPLTSSEPYIRNKSLQGLALRDVAVSVLNKKGRPIVTHQMDMLFTHFGLSGPAILRCSQYVVKEQWKREEKEISIKIDSMPSQNEEQVFQEIRSIQSNNEKKAAKNALKGLVPERYLLFLLEHAEVDAEAPMNTISQERMRALAGFIKGWIVLVDGTLSIEKAFVTGGGVSVKEVFPKTMGSKFVRGLYFCGEVLDLHGYTGGYNITSALITGKLAGMNAGQLATLGYNELEYS
- a CDS encoding sporulation protein Cse60; translation: MIQVKLFDEETELELEEKMNAFLKKVRADNVVDIKYHVAAFPDDQDRDQVYCFSSMVLYKK
- a CDS encoding CBO0543 family protein produces the protein MSEKKILRGLVGLGVILLVVIANIQKKYFKNWIIVYFFVAFTSSAVDALAVSNKRLRYPVRLLGRVFKISVLFDGLLFPITCVLYNQWTFKDTWTQAFYKVFAFTIPMTIVEHIIERKTRLIDYRGWNTPITFISLTCYFWFSRAFLNFVTRYQENSE
- a CDS encoding rhodanese-like domain-containing protein — translated: MSMIKTITTKELQEKLENGEELTLIDVREDDEVAEGIIPGAKHIRMGDIPASLEQLDADKETIYICRSGRRSENVCLYLQEQGHDVVNMVGGMLEWEGKTTTKE
- the leuS gene encoding leucine--tRNA ligase; this encodes MSFQHLEVEKKWQKHWLENKTFKTADEIGKPKFYALDMFPYPSGAGLHVGHPEGYTATDILSRMKRMQGYNVLHPMGWDAFGLPAEQYAIDTGNDPAEFTEININTFKRQIQALGFSYDWDREVNTTDPSYYKWTQWIFLKLYEKGLAYVDEVPVNWCEALGTVLANEEVIDGVSERGGHPVERRPMKQWMLKITAYADRLLEDLEDLDWPESLKDMQRNWIGRSEGAEVTFKIDGTDETFDVFTTRPDTLFGATYAVLAPEHALVDVITTDEQKEAVDAYVNQVKLKSDLERTDLAKTKTGVFTGAFAVNPVSGKRMPIWIADYVLTSYGTGAIMAVPAHDERDYEFAKVFDLPIIEVVAGGDVESEAYTGDGEHVNSDFLNGLGKEEAITNMITWLEEQEIGKKKVTYRLRDWLFSRQRYWGEPIPVIHWEDGTMSAVEESELPLMLPKTKNIKPSGTGESPLANIADWVNVVDPVTGKKGRRETNTMPQWAGSCWYYLRYIDPTNEEALASQEKLKHWLPVDIYIGGAEHAVLHLLYARFWHKFLYDIGVVPTKEPFQKLFNQGMILGENNEKMSKSKGNVVNPDSVVESHGADTLRLYEMFMGPLEASVAWSTNGLDGARRFLDRVWRLLVDEEGNLQSKVQSGANDGLEKSYHQTVKKVTEDYEGLRFNTAISQMMVFINDAYKAETISKEHAEGFVKLLSPVAPHLAEELWEKLGYSETVTYEAWPTFDESKLVDNEIEIVVQVNGKVKAKLLIPATATREEMQEIALNDARVVESMEGKTVRKVIAVPQKLVNIVVG